GATGAAGCACGATTGCGGAATTCTTCAGACGGTTCATCCGCTCATGCGTTAATCCATACGTCGCGTGATAGTCTGCTGGATCAAATCGAGTCGTCCCGTCATGCCGTTCGTGCTGGACACGCAGTAACATCAAGATGTCGCACTGTTCGACGGCTTCATCCATCGAAAGATGTGGAATCCCCATCGCCGGATCGTACCACTCAACTGGTCCTGATCCATAGACGATGGCACCGAGTCGCTTTAAGATATCCGCATTCGACCGGGCGACGCGACTATGTTGTAAGTCCCCACAGATGACGACGACTTTTCCTTCGACCGTTCCGTACGTCTCGACCATCGTCATCAGATCGAGTAAGGACTGGGACGGATGTTGACCGCTCCCGTCTCCCGCATTGATGATCGGAATATCGAGCGTTGCTAGTAGTTCTTCGTAATAGCCGGTCGCCCCGTGACGAATGACCAACCCATCTGCGCCGATTGCTTCAAGCGTCTTGCACGTATCGAGTAACGTCTCCCCTTTTTGTACGGAGGAAGTCGCGGTTTCGAACGGTAGTAGATACATGTTCAGGCGATGCTCTGCCATCTCAAAGGAAGAGCGTGTCCGGGTCGAGTTTTCAAAGAACAGATTGACGAGTGTCTTATCGGAAAAATCTGGTGCTGGCTCGCCCCGTTTAAAAGCGAGACTGCGCTCAATCAAAGAATTGATCTCTGTCGTGGATAAGCTTTCTAAATTGACGAAATGCCGGTTTTTTAGGATCGTCTTCATATCATTCACTCCTTTTCAGGTCATGAAAAAGGCGCACCTTCTAAGTGAAGGTGCGCCGAAAGAAGGCAGAGTGATTCCCTGCATCTTTTCATGGCCCTCACTTTATCGTTCTCTCGGAACGTCTTAAAAGTTGTTAGCTACCGATTGAGTTGTAGAGGTTTCCGTTGTTTCTTCGACCTGCTCTGTCGTTTTCGGAAGGACTAGATTCAGGATGATCCCAAGAATCGTCGCCAGTGCCATCCCTTCGAGAGAGAAGTTGCCG
This region of Exiguobacterium acetylicum DSM 20416 genomic DNA includes:
- a CDS encoding aspartate carbamoyltransferase catalytic subunit yields the protein MKTILKNRHFVNLESLSTTEINSLIERSLAFKRGEPAPDFSDKTLVNLFFENSTRTRSSFEMAEHRLNMYLLPFETATSSVQKGETLLDTCKTLEAIGADGLVIRHGATGYYEELLATLDIPIINAGDGSGQHPSQSLLDLMTMVETYGTVEGKVVVICGDLQHSRVARSNADILKRLGAIVYGSGPVEWYDPAMGIPHLSMDEAVEQCDILMLLRVQHERHDGTTRFDPADYHATYGLTHERMNRLKNSAIVLHPAPVNRGVEIADELVEHPRSRIFEQMKNGVFARMAILEWCFSTKSIKGDDEDDNTN